The Thermoplasmata archaeon genome includes a window with the following:
- a CDS encoding preprotein translocase subunit Sec61beta translates to MAKEKKGEGFHSAAGLIRYFDAEEDVAIKIDPRIVLGMCIGAVVILEVLRYVYKF, encoded by the coding sequence ATGGCAAAGGAGAAAAAAGGCGAGGGATTCCATTCCGCTGCGGGCTTGATAAGATACTTTGATGCAGAGGAAGATGTGGCTATAAAAATTGACCCTCGAATAGTGCTTGGAATGTGCATTGGTGCAGTGGTAATTCTGGAAGTCCTCCGCTATGTCTACAAATTCTGA
- the dnaJ gene encoding molecular chaperone DnaJ, producing MAKKDYYEVLGVPRNATLEEIKKAYRNLAKKYHPDMNRDNPKEAEEKFKEISEAYEVLADPQKREMYDRYGMDGVKDTFGPDGFKWENFTHARDFEDIFDSDFFKRVFGVDFFGDSLFDAWMRGRGSPERGRDLEITVEISLEEAYTGSVRKVNVPHEVRCEECKGTGAKKGTQPRECPSCHGSGHVRFSQVRGYTHYISVSQCPECKGKGNIVDVPCPRCGGEGKVTKTQTLEIKVPRGAYTGLVLRLTGEGDAGNKGGPPGDLYVVVSVKPHPFFQRNGNNLYYELPISIPQAVLGATVEVPTLSGKAKIDIPPGTEHGSVFKVEGAGMPDLRTGRFGDLYVKTTIFVPKKLTSRQRELFMELAKTMGDTVSQKKGFFR from the coding sequence ATGGCAAAGAAAGATTACTATGAAGTTCTTGGTGTTCCTAGGAATGCTACTCTGGAGGAAATAAAAAAGGCCTACCGCAATCTCGCAAAAAAATATCATCCAGATATGAATAGAGACAACCCAAAGGAGGCAGAGGAAAAATTCAAAGAAATCTCAGAAGCTTATGAAGTCCTCGCAGACCCTCAGAAAAGGGAAATGTACGACAGATATGGTATGGATGGGGTAAAGGATACTTTTGGGCCTGACGGTTTCAAATGGGAAAATTTCACCCATGCAAGAGATTTTGAAGACATCTTCGACTCTGACTTTTTCAAACGAGTATTTGGTGTCGACTTTTTTGGAGATTCATTATTCGATGCCTGGATGAGGGGGCGTGGCTCACCTGAACGGGGCAGAGACCTTGAAATTACGGTTGAAATTTCACTCGAGGAAGCATACACTGGCAGTGTTAGGAAGGTGAATGTCCCACATGAGGTGAGGTGCGAAGAGTGCAAGGGCACAGGTGCAAAAAAAGGCACCCAGCCGAGAGAATGCCCAAGTTGCCACGGTTCTGGCCATGTAAGATTTTCTCAAGTGCGAGGTTACACGCATTACATTTCGGTGAGCCAGTGCCCAGAATGCAAAGGTAAAGGCAACATCGTAGATGTGCCGTGCCCTAGGTGCGGTGGAGAAGGCAAGGTGACAAAGACCCAGACCCTTGAAATTAAGGTTCCCAGAGGTGCATACACTGGTCTTGTGCTCCGTCTCACCGGAGAAGGTGACGCCGGAAACAAGGGTGGTCCCCCTGGCGACCTTTATGTGGTTGTTTCTGTGAAGCCCCATCCCTTCTTTCAGCGAAACGGAAACAATCTATACTATGAGCTTCCAATTTCAATTCCTCAGGCAGTGCTGGGCGCTACGGTCGAAGTACCAACACTCTCTGGTAAAGCAAAGATTGACATTCCTCCAGGTACAGAACATGGGAGCGTCTTCAAAGTTGAGGGTGCAGGAATGCCTGATCTGAGAACAGGACGCTTTGGTGACCTTTATGTGAAAACAACAATTTTTGTACCTAAAAAACTCACGTCAAGACAACGTGAACTTTTTATGGAGCTCGCAAAAACAATGGGAGATACTGTATCTCAAAAGAAAGGGTTTTTCCGCTAA